CGCCATGGCCTGGGGAGTGCCCGCTTGGGGGGTGTATCTAACCCTGCGTTTCGTCAGTGAGGGTTTGGGGGCGACGCGGCCGACGCTTTACTTCGGTCTCGTCGGCCTGGCGGTGAACATCCCGGCGAATTTCGCCCTGATGTTCGGCAAGTGGGGGCTGCCGGCCCTCGGCGCCGAGGGTTGCGGCTACGCCACGGCGCTGGTGTGGTGGGTGCAGGCGGCCGCCATCACCGTTTACATCGTGCGTCATCGCCGCTACGGCGATCTTGGGCTTTTCGAGCGCTTCGACCTGCCAAACCCGCGGGCCGCCTGGGACCTGTTGCGGGTGGGGCTGCCGATCGGGGTGTCGATCTTCCTGGAGGCGAGCCTGTTCGCCACCGTTGCTCTGCTGATGGGTTCGATGGGCACCGTCACCGTGGCCGGCCATCAGGTGGCGCTCAACTTCGTCGCTATCACTTTCATGGTACCGGTGGGAATCTCGATGGCGATTGCCGTGCGGGTCGGCAACGCCGTGGGACGCGGTAGCGCTGCCGCCGTGCGGCGGGCCGCCTGGGTGGGTGTTGTCACGGTGATGGCGGTGCAGGTGGTTTCGGCGAGCTTGATGCTCGCACTGCCGGAACCCATCGCGCGGGTCTACACGGCGGACGAAGGAGTCATCGCCATCGCCGTTCAGCTTCTTTTCCTGGGGGCGATCTTTCAGCTATCGGACGGTCTCCAGGTGAGTGCCTCGGGCGCCCTGCGTGGCCTCAAGGATACCCGCGTGCCGATGCTTCTGACCCTGGTCGCCTACTGGCTGCTGGCCCTTCCCCTCGGCCACCTGCTCGCCTTTCGCTGGCAGGTGGGAGCCGAGGGGATGTGGATCGGCCTGATCGCCGGTCTGAGCCTCGCCGCCCTGCTGCTGTCCGTAAGGCTTCGCCGGGTGTTGCCGGCCGCTACGGACTGAAATAGACCGTCAGCCGGGCGCGGCGTTCGCGATCCGGCGAAGTATTCCGGAACACTCCCCACAGCAGCGTGCCGTTGGCCGTTTTTTCGATCGTCGGATGGTCGGACCAGCGGCTGTCGCCGAGGGAACACTCCTGGCCGGCGAGGCAGCTATCGGTGCCCAGGGCGTCGGCCACCTCGTAGAGATAGCCGGTGTAGCGTGCCCCCTTGGGCAAAACCGCCGCCACCACCAGGCAACTTCCGCCGGTCACCAGCGGCATGATCTCGCGCTCCACCGTCGTTGCAAGTCCATCGCCGGCGGCGGTGCGCAACGATTCGCTGCCGCTCCCCACCAGCGCGCCGGCGAACGAAGGTGCCGTCGCCAGATGTTCCGCGACCCTCGTCATGCGCTCGGCGAGATCGTCCGGGCAGGTGCCCGCACCGGGTCCCGCCGGCAGTTCCATCGAGAAGGCGGCTTCGCCGGCCTTGCATTCGCCGCAGGTGCCGTTGCCGGCCGAGCGCAACACCGTGGAGGTGCGGATGCGCGGTGCCATGGCGGCGACCGACGGCGGTGGAGCGGGCGCTTCCGGCGCTGGCTCGGAGATCTCGGGCTTTGGTGCGGCCGGCTGAGGTGCGGCCGGCTGAGGTGCGGCCGGCTCCGGTGCCTCCGGCGCGGCCTCCTCCTGTGGGGCCGGCTGAGCTGCGGTCGGCTGAGGTTGGGCCGGCTGAATCGGCTCCGGCTGAGGTGCGGCCGGCTGAGGTGTGGCCGGCTGAGGTGTGGCCGGCTGAGGTGTGGCCGGCTGAGGTGTGCTCGCCTCCGGTGGCGCCGGTTCGGTTTCTTGTGGCGGCTCGGGAGCCGGTGCTGATTCCGGCAACCCCTCCTCACTTGGAGGCGGTTCCTCCGCCGACGGTTCCGGCTCGGGTCGGTCGGCCGGCTGGGGTGTTTCATCAGGCTTCCGGGGTTGCGGTGCCGGGAGTTCTTCCATCGGCGGCT
This is a stretch of genomic DNA from Acidobacteriota bacterium. It encodes these proteins:
- a CDS encoding MATE family efflux transporter, whose protein sequence is MNATRHPAPTNASGELRALLRLATPLVGGQLALMGLNFTDTVMAGRVDAVALGAVAIGNSVWSAVNLFVMGVMMAVPPSIAQLDGAERREEVAPLARQALWIALVLTAVAVLALTQMRPLLEAVGVQEDLIPTVVAYLRAMAWGVPAWGVYLTLRFVSEGLGATRPTLYFGLVGLAVNIPANFALMFGKWGLPALGAEGCGYATALVWWVQAAAITVYIVRHRRYGDLGLFERFDLPNPRAAWDLLRVGLPIGVSIFLEASLFATVALLMGSMGTVTVAGHQVALNFVAITFMVPVGISMAIAVRVGNAVGRGSAAAVRRAAWVGVVTVMAVQVVSASLMLALPEPIARVYTADEGVIAIAVQLLFLGAIFQLSDGLQVSASGALRGLKDTRVPMLLTLVAYWLLALPLGHLLAFRWQVGAEGMWIGLIAGLSLAALLLSVRLRRVLPAATD